One stretch of Rathayibacter festucae DSM 15932 DNA includes these proteins:
- the clpS gene encoding ATP-dependent Clp protease adapter ClpS: MVDTIERADERLATRSAAEVPWVVLVWDDPVNLMSYVSYVFRSYFGFGRAEAERLMLQVHTEGRAVVATGNREEMERHVEAMHGYGLWATLQKADA, translated from the coding sequence ATGGTGGACACGATCGAGCGCGCCGACGAGCGGCTGGCGACCCGCTCGGCCGCCGAGGTGCCGTGGGTCGTGCTCGTCTGGGACGACCCGGTCAACCTGATGTCGTACGTGTCCTACGTGTTCCGCAGCTACTTCGGCTTCGGTCGCGCCGAGGCCGAGCGGCTCATGCTCCAGGTGCACACGGAGGGGCGCGCCGTGGTCGCGACCGGCAACCGCGAGGAGATGGAGCGTCACGTGGAGGCGATGCACGGCTACGGCCTGTGGGCGACGCTGCAGAAGGCCGACGCATGA
- a CDS encoding LLM class F420-dependent oxidoreductase has protein sequence MQFRVFTEPQQGASYEDLLAVAQATEALGYDGFFRSDHYLRMGDGDPGPGPTDAWTTLAGLARETERIALGTLVSSVTYRPPGILAIQVAQVDAMSGGRVELGLGTGWFEEEHAAYGIDFPPRRFDLLEEQLEIVTGLWSTPVGERYSFAGEHYTLTDSPALPKPARLPLPVIVGGGGPKRTPRLAARFASEFNLPFPEFDAIPGAFERVDEACVAIGREPSSLVHSVALIAVGGADEAEFVRRAAAIGREPAELREHGVAGGVDETVDRLESLRAAGAERVYLQFMDLQDLDHLDFFAREVLPRLSA, from the coding sequence GTGCAGTTCAGAGTCTTCACCGAACCCCAGCAGGGCGCGAGCTACGAGGATCTCCTCGCGGTCGCGCAGGCGACCGAAGCCCTCGGCTACGACGGCTTCTTCCGCTCCGACCACTATCTCCGGATGGGCGACGGCGATCCCGGCCCCGGCCCGACCGACGCCTGGACGACCCTCGCGGGCCTCGCGCGCGAGACCGAGCGGATCGCGCTCGGCACCCTTGTCTCCTCCGTCACCTACCGGCCGCCGGGGATCCTCGCGATCCAGGTCGCCCAGGTCGACGCGATGTCGGGCGGCCGCGTAGAGCTCGGGCTCGGCACCGGCTGGTTCGAGGAGGAGCACGCCGCGTACGGCATCGACTTCCCGCCGCGTCGCTTCGACCTGCTCGAGGAGCAGCTTGAGATCGTCACCGGCCTCTGGTCGACGCCGGTCGGCGAGCGCTACTCGTTCGCGGGCGAGCACTACACGCTGACCGACTCGCCCGCGCTGCCCAAGCCCGCGCGCCTGCCGCTGCCGGTGATCGTCGGGGGAGGAGGACCGAAGCGCACCCCGCGGCTCGCGGCCCGCTTCGCCAGCGAGTTCAACCTGCCCTTCCCCGAGTTCGACGCGATCCCCGGCGCGTTCGAGCGCGTCGACGAGGCGTGCGTCGCGATCGGCCGCGAGCCGTCCTCGCTCGTGCACTCGGTCGCGCTGATCGCGGTCGGCGGAGCGGACGAGGCGGAGTTCGTCCGGCGCGCCGCGGCGATCGGCCGCGAGCCCGCCGAGCTGCGCGAGCACGGTGTCGCCGGCGGCGTCGACGAGACCGTCGACCGCCTCGAGTCCCTGCGCGCGGCCGGCGCCGAGCGCGTCTACCTCCAGTTCATGGACCTCCAGGACCTCGACCACCTCGACTTCTTCGCCCGCGAGGTGCTGCCGCGCCTGTCGGCCTGA
- a CDS encoding BCCT family transporter: MSDKPSAPDIAVPPAADTTARPPQRLARWVFWPAAVITLSIAAFAIIAPDAATSVFASLQTTVVNTFSWYYVLIAAVFVAFAIWMGVSRFGDIKLGADDDEPEFSMLSWISLLFAAGMGIGLVFYGVAEPLTHFATPRPGVTGTETELAQSAISQTYLHWGVHAWSIYVVVGLALAYAIHRRKRPVSIRWALEPLLGRRVRGGWGNAIDVVALVGTMFGVATSLGLGVTQISAGLEASGIVDSSLTVQIIVIAVVTALTVFSLVSGVGKGMKWLSTGNLLLAAALLVFVLVAGPTQFLLREFVQSLGNYLQNFIGLTFTVSAYAGQEGEAWQATWTTFYWGWWMSWAPFVGIFIARVSKGRTVREFVAGVLLVPTIMTFLWFSVLGGTALYRELYGDGGLVGADGSVSTDAALFEMLQGLPAGSVLTVGAIILIGIFFVTSADSGALVMSMIATGGDAEPRNRIRIFFALATALLALSLLIAGGLDALQTAAILSALPFSVVMILMCVATVIAFRREIRAYDKARRAAFVGDIGSFYGLEVEEPLEREPAHPLKRLAQRIKPGSTPRE, translated from the coding sequence ATGTCCGACAAGCCTTCCGCCCCGGACATCGCCGTCCCGCCCGCCGCCGACACCACCGCGAGGCCGCCGCAGCGCCTCGCCCGCTGGGTGTTCTGGCCCGCGGCGGTGATCACGCTCTCCATCGCCGCCTTCGCGATCATCGCGCCGGACGCCGCCACCAGCGTCTTCGCCTCCCTGCAGACCACCGTGGTGAACACCTTCAGCTGGTACTACGTGCTGATCGCCGCCGTCTTCGTCGCCTTCGCGATCTGGATGGGCGTCAGCCGCTTCGGCGACATCAAGCTGGGCGCCGACGACGACGAGCCCGAGTTCTCGATGCTCTCCTGGATCTCGCTGCTCTTCGCGGCCGGGATGGGCATCGGCCTCGTCTTCTACGGCGTCGCGGAGCCGCTCACCCACTTCGCCACCCCGCGCCCCGGCGTCACCGGCACCGAGACGGAGCTCGCGCAGAGCGCCATCTCGCAGACCTATCTGCACTGGGGCGTGCACGCCTGGTCGATCTACGTCGTCGTCGGCCTCGCCCTCGCCTACGCGATCCACCGCCGCAAGCGCCCGGTGTCGATCCGCTGGGCGCTCGAGCCGCTGCTGGGCCGTCGCGTCCGCGGCGGCTGGGGCAACGCCATCGACGTGGTCGCCCTCGTCGGCACGATGTTCGGCGTCGCCACCTCGCTCGGCCTGGGCGTCACCCAGATCTCCGCGGGACTGGAGGCGAGCGGCATCGTCGACTCCTCGCTCACCGTGCAGATCATCGTGATCGCGGTCGTGACCGCCCTCACCGTGTTCTCGCTGGTCTCCGGTGTCGGCAAGGGCATGAAGTGGCTCTCGACCGGCAACCTGCTGCTCGCCGCCGCGCTGCTCGTGTTCGTGCTGGTCGCCGGCCCGACCCAGTTCCTGCTGCGCGAGTTCGTGCAGTCGCTCGGCAACTACCTGCAGAACTTCATCGGCCTCACCTTCACGGTCAGCGCCTACGCCGGCCAGGAGGGCGAGGCCTGGCAGGCGACCTGGACGACGTTCTACTGGGGCTGGTGGATGTCGTGGGCGCCGTTCGTCGGCATCTTCATCGCCCGGGTCTCGAAGGGCCGGACCGTCCGCGAGTTCGTCGCGGGCGTGCTGCTGGTGCCGACCATCATGACCTTCCTCTGGTTCAGCGTGCTCGGCGGCACCGCGCTCTACCGCGAGCTGTACGGCGACGGCGGGCTCGTCGGCGCCGACGGCTCGGTCAGCACCGACGCGGCGCTCTTCGAGATGCTGCAGGGCCTGCCCGCGGGCTCCGTGCTCACGGTCGGCGCGATCATCCTGATCGGCATCTTCTTCGTCACCTCCGCCGACTCCGGCGCCCTGGTGATGTCGATGATCGCCACCGGCGGCGACGCGGAGCCGCGCAACCGCATCCGCATCTTCTTCGCGCTCGCGACGGCGCTGCTCGCGCTCTCGCTGCTGATCGCGGGCGGCCTCGACGCGCTGCAGACGGCCGCGATCCTCTCGGCGCTGCCGTTCAGCGTGGTGATGATCCTGATGTGCGTCGCGACGGTGATCGCCTTCCGGAGGGAGATCCGCGCCTACGACAAGGCCCGCCGGGCCGCCTTCGTCGGCGACATCGGCTCGTTCTACGGCCTCGAGGTGGAGGAGCCGCTCGAGCGCGAGCCGGCGCACCCGCTGAAGCGCCTGGCCCAGCGCATCAAGCCGGGGTCGACCCCGCGGGAGTAG
- a CDS encoding NtaA/DmoA family FMN-dependent monooxygenase (This protein belongs to a clade of FMN-dependent monooxygenases, within a broader family of flavin-dependent oxidoreductases, the luciferase-like monooxygenase (LMM) family, some of whose members use coenzyme F420 rather than FMN.) encodes MTVPRPLLFNAFVMNTPSHIHHGQWRRPGARPGAFEDLGHWIEVARTLERGVFDAIFFADVVGTYGAVGASLEVNAREGLQLPNNDPSILLAALIGSTEHLGLAMTSSILQAHPFEFARRMSTLDHLSKGRVAWNIVTSYQENAARNFGLDRLTEHDDRYAQAEEYLDVVYKLWEGSWDDDASVRDQAGAYSRPESVHRIDHAGASYRVEGPHLSAPSPQRTPFLFQAGSSPAGRAFAARHAEAQFVGGSTTEQTRELIASTRALTEAAGRRGADVLFFSPLSVIVGSTEREAREREAELGEYSSVDAHLLHAGLSVDQADGKPFPPETRLRDIVTNGNRSTLESMIRLLPDRDATVADLARLTVGRHQRVVGTPEQIADRLSELRDAGVDGINLNHWSLPDSYVEFVDEVMPVLRSRGLARSEYAPGGLRERLTGSARLNPRHPAARYRGAFRG; translated from the coding sequence ATGACCGTTCCCCGCCCGCTGCTCTTCAACGCGTTCGTGATGAACACGCCCTCGCACATCCACCACGGCCAGTGGCGGCGGCCCGGGGCGAGGCCCGGCGCGTTCGAGGACCTCGGGCACTGGATCGAGGTGGCGAGGACGCTCGAGCGCGGGGTGTTCGACGCGATCTTCTTCGCGGACGTCGTGGGCACCTACGGGGCGGTCGGCGCCTCGCTCGAGGTGAACGCGCGCGAGGGACTGCAGCTGCCGAACAACGACCCGTCGATCCTCCTCGCCGCCCTGATCGGCTCGACCGAGCACCTGGGACTGGCGATGACCAGCTCGATCCTGCAGGCGCACCCGTTCGAGTTCGCGCGGCGGATGTCGACGCTCGACCACCTCTCGAAGGGCCGGGTCGCCTGGAACATCGTCACCAGCTACCAGGAGAACGCGGCCCGCAACTTCGGCCTCGACCGCCTGACCGAGCACGACGACCGCTACGCGCAGGCCGAGGAGTACCTCGACGTCGTCTACAAGCTGTGGGAGGGGTCGTGGGACGACGACGCCTCGGTCCGCGACCAGGCCGGCGCGTACTCCCGTCCGGAGTCGGTGCACCGCATCGATCACGCCGGCGCGAGCTACCGGGTCGAGGGCCCGCACCTCTCGGCGCCGTCGCCGCAGCGCACACCGTTCCTCTTCCAGGCCGGCTCCTCCCCCGCCGGTCGGGCCTTCGCGGCCCGGCACGCGGAGGCGCAGTTCGTCGGCGGCTCGACGACGGAGCAGACCCGCGAGCTGATCGCCTCGACGCGGGCGCTCACGGAGGCGGCGGGGCGCCGGGGCGCCGACGTGCTGTTCTTCTCGCCCCTGTCGGTGATCGTCGGCAGCACCGAGCGCGAGGCCCGCGAGCGCGAGGCCGAGCTCGGCGAGTACAGCAGCGTCGACGCCCACCTGCTGCACGCGGGGCTGAGCGTCGACCAGGCCGACGGGAAGCCCTTCCCGCCCGAGACGAGGCTGCGCGACATCGTCACCAACGGCAATCGCAGCACACTCGAGTCGATGATCCGGCTGCTGCCCGACCGGGACGCGACCGTCGCGGACCTGGCGCGACTCACCGTCGGCCGGCACCAGCGCGTCGTCGGGACGCCCGAGCAGATCGCCGACCGGCTGTCGGAGCTGCGCGATGCGGGCGTCGACGGCATCAACCTCAACCACTGGTCGCTGCCCGACAGCTACGTCGAGTTCGTCGACGAGGTGATGCCCGTGCTGCGCTCCCGCGGCCTGGCCCGCTCGGAGTACGCGCCCGGCGGGCTGCGCGAGCGGCTGACCGGGTCCGCGCGGCTGAATCCGCGGCACCCGGCGGCGCGCTACCGCGGGGCGTTCCGCGGCTGA
- a CDS encoding serine hydrolase, with protein MVIPAHETRRESRRARRGRHKGDYDHDDFQRGFDALGRLALDGVVVSARAVDLGTGRALFAVDDSVSMPTASVGTIVLLVEVAARLATDPQENLRLVDRTAADAVTGTGIWQHLQIPSMPIADLAALVGATSDNLATNVLLRRVGLDAVRERAEALGLSRTALLDVVRDERGPDDAPQLSIGSASELTWLLATLANGEVVDPAVSSRVIGWLSLNSDLSMVASAFGLDALSHRQPDHGVLLVNRTGTDVGVRAEVGVLRGPRAGVAYAVITQFDDSSLRYRLAVLDGMRTLGVDLLEYVH; from the coding sequence GTGGTGATCCCCGCCCACGAGACCCGTCGCGAGAGTCGTCGCGCCCGCCGCGGCCGGCACAAGGGCGACTACGACCACGACGACTTCCAGCGCGGCTTCGACGCGCTCGGCCGGCTCGCCCTGGACGGCGTCGTGGTGTCGGCCCGCGCGGTCGACCTCGGCACCGGCCGCGCCCTCTTCGCGGTCGACGACTCCGTCTCCATGCCGACGGCGTCCGTCGGCACGATCGTGCTCCTGGTCGAGGTCGCGGCGCGGCTCGCCACCGACCCGCAGGAGAACCTGCGCCTCGTCGACCGCACCGCCGCCGACGCCGTCACCGGCACGGGGATCTGGCAGCACCTGCAGATCCCGTCGATGCCGATCGCCGATCTCGCCGCCCTCGTCGGCGCGACCAGCGACAACCTGGCCACCAACGTCCTCCTGCGCCGGGTCGGACTCGACGCCGTCCGCGAGCGGGCCGAGGCGCTCGGCCTCTCGCGCACCGCCCTGCTCGACGTCGTCCGCGACGAGCGCGGTCCGGACGACGCTCCGCAGCTCTCCATCGGCTCGGCCAGCGAGCTGACCTGGCTGCTCGCGACCCTCGCGAACGGCGAGGTCGTCGACCCCGCGGTCAGCTCGCGCGTCATCGGCTGGCTCTCGCTGAACAGCGACCTGTCGATGGTCGCCTCGGCCTTCGGCCTCGACGCGCTCTCGCACCGGCAGCCCGACCACGGCGTCCTGCTCGTCAACCGGACCGGCACCGACGTCGGCGTCCGCGCCGAGGTCGGCGTGCTCCGCGGCCCGCGCGCCGGCGTCGCCTACGCCGTCATCACGCAGTTCGACGACTCGAGCCTGCGCTACCGCCTCGCGGTGCTCGACGGCATGCGCACGCTGGGCGTCGACCTGCTGGAGTACGTGCACTGA
- a CDS encoding M13 family metallopeptidase translates to MTSTTPRSGIDLSELDPATRPQDDLYRHVNGLWIDRTEIPSDKARYGSFHVLQEEAEKAVRDIIVEAQSAPQGTEARMFGDLYTSFLDEERAEELGAAPLADDLAAVQRVDSIAGLLQAVGAFERAGVPGLFGLFVDNDPGDPERYLVFVNQGGLGLPDESYYREEEFASVREAYLPFVARMLGFAGIDSPESRAERIVALETDLAAVHWDKVRSRDSQATYNLRSWAEVTELAAGIDLDVWLTAMGAPEGALAEVVVRQPSFLEGLAGLLTDDRLPAWRDWLSWQVIRGAAAYLSSDFVDANFDFYGRTLTGTPQKRERWKRAVSLVEGSLGEAVGRIYVERHFPETAKAAMDVLVANLIEAYRRSIVDLEWMGADTRERALEKLAKFTPKIGYPVRWRDYSALSIDPADLVGNARRVAAFEFDRELGKIGKPLDRDEWFMTPQTINAYYNPGFNEIVFPAAILQFPFFDETRDAAANYGAIGAVIGHEIGHGFDDQGSRFDGDGRLTDWWTEDDRAAFEERTKALIAQYDALAPATTPGHHVNGALTIGENIGDLGGLSIAWKAYLLSLDGEESPVIDGLTGAQRFFLSWAQAWQQKARDEETIRLLAIDPHSPSEFRCNQIVRNLDEFYATFDVTEGDSLWLPPSERVAIW, encoded by the coding sequence ATGACCTCGACGACGCCTCGCTCCGGTATCGACCTCTCCGAACTCGACCCGGCGACGCGTCCGCAGGACGACCTCTACCGCCACGTCAACGGCCTGTGGATCGACCGCACCGAGATCCCGAGCGACAAGGCGCGCTACGGCTCCTTCCACGTGCTCCAGGAGGAGGCGGAGAAGGCGGTCCGCGACATCATCGTCGAGGCGCAGTCCGCCCCGCAGGGCACGGAGGCGCGCATGTTCGGCGACCTCTACACCTCCTTCCTCGACGAGGAGCGCGCCGAGGAGCTCGGCGCCGCTCCGCTCGCCGACGACCTCGCGGCCGTGCAGCGCGTCGACTCGATCGCCGGACTGCTGCAGGCCGTCGGCGCCTTCGAGCGCGCGGGCGTCCCCGGCCTCTTCGGCCTCTTCGTCGACAACGATCCGGGCGACCCCGAGCGCTACCTCGTGTTCGTCAACCAGGGCGGCCTCGGCCTGCCCGACGAGAGCTACTACCGCGAGGAGGAGTTCGCCTCCGTCCGCGAGGCGTACCTGCCCTTCGTCGCCCGCATGCTCGGGTTCGCCGGCATCGACTCGCCGGAGTCGCGCGCCGAGCGCATCGTCGCGCTCGAGACCGACCTCGCCGCCGTGCACTGGGACAAGGTGCGCAGCCGCGACAGCCAGGCCACCTACAACCTCCGCTCCTGGGCGGAGGTCACCGAGCTCGCCGCCGGCATCGACCTCGACGTCTGGTTGACCGCGATGGGCGCGCCGGAGGGGGCGCTCGCCGAGGTCGTCGTGCGCCAGCCGAGCTTCCTCGAGGGGCTCGCCGGCCTGCTGACCGACGACCGCCTCCCCGCCTGGCGCGACTGGCTGTCCTGGCAGGTGATCCGCGGCGCCGCGGCCTACCTCTCCAGCGACTTCGTCGACGCCAACTTCGACTTCTACGGCCGCACCCTCACCGGCACGCCGCAGAAGCGCGAGCGCTGGAAGCGCGCCGTCTCGCTCGTCGAGGGCTCGCTCGGCGAGGCCGTCGGCCGGATCTACGTCGAGCGGCACTTCCCCGAGACGGCGAAGGCCGCGATGGACGTCCTCGTCGCGAACCTGATCGAGGCCTACCGCCGCTCGATCGTGGACCTCGAGTGGATGGGCGCCGACACCCGCGAGCGCGCGCTGGAGAAGCTCGCGAAGTTCACGCCGAAGATCGGCTACCCGGTCCGCTGGCGCGACTACTCCGCCCTCTCGATCGACCCGGCGGACCTGGTCGGCAACGCCCGCCGCGTCGCCGCCTTCGAGTTCGACCGCGAGCTCGGCAAGATCGGCAAGCCGCTCGACCGCGACGAGTGGTTCATGACGCCGCAGACCATCAACGCGTACTACAACCCCGGCTTCAACGAGATCGTCTTCCCCGCCGCGATCCTGCAGTTCCCCTTCTTCGATGAGACCCGCGACGCCGCGGCGAACTACGGCGCGATCGGCGCCGTCATCGGCCACGAGATCGGCCACGGCTTCGACGACCAGGGCTCGCGCTTCGACGGCGACGGCCGCCTCACCGACTGGTGGACCGAGGACGACCGGGCCGCGTTCGAGGAGCGCACGAAGGCCCTCATCGCGCAGTACGACGCCCTCGCCCCCGCGACGACGCCCGGCCACCACGTCAACGGCGCGCTCACCATCGGCGAGAACATCGGCGACCTCGGCGGTCTCAGCATCGCGTGGAAGGCCTACCTGCTCTCGCTCGACGGCGAGGAGTCGCCCGTGATCGACGGCCTGACCGGCGCGCAGCGCTTCTTCCTCTCCTGGGCGCAGGCCTGGCAGCAGAAGGCGCGCGACGAGGAGACGATCCGTCTGCTCGCCATCGACCCGCACTCGCCGTCGGAGTTCCGCTGCAACCAGATCGTCCGGAACCTGGACGAGTTCTACGCTACTTTTGACGTCACCGAAGGCGACTCCCTCTGGCTCCCGCCGAGCGAGCGCGTCGCCATCTGGTAG
- a CDS encoding NAD(P)H-binding protein yields MTLVVTGATGHLGRLAVEHLLARGTAASDIVATGRDAAKLEALAADLGVRTAVADFEDPASLDAAFSGAEAVLLVSGSEVGKRVAQHTAAIEAAARAGARLVYTSAPKATTSPLILAPEHKATEEAIAAAGLPAVILRNGWYNENYEQTVAELASTGTTLSSAGDGRVSSAARTDYAEAAAVALLDASLVGSVHELSGDTAWSFDELAALVGEVAGRDAAITHIDSAEHARILTEAGVPEGGVGFVVGLDANIADGLLGETDGSLARLIGRPTTPIRAYVEEQLAR; encoded by the coding sequence ATGACCCTCGTCGTCACCGGAGCCACCGGCCACCTCGGCCGTCTCGCCGTCGAGCACCTGCTCGCCCGCGGCACCGCCGCCTCCGACATCGTCGCCACCGGCCGCGACGCCGCCAAGCTGGAGGCGCTCGCCGCCGACCTCGGTGTCCGCACCGCCGTCGCCGACTTCGAGGACCCGGCCTCGCTCGACGCCGCCTTCTCCGGCGCCGAGGCCGTGCTGCTCGTCTCCGGCTCCGAGGTGGGCAAGCGCGTCGCGCAGCACACCGCCGCGATCGAGGCCGCCGCCCGTGCCGGCGCGCGCCTGGTCTACACGAGCGCCCCGAAGGCGACCACCAGCCCGCTGATCCTGGCCCCCGAGCACAAGGCGACGGAGGAGGCGATCGCCGCCGCCGGCCTCCCCGCCGTGATCCTCCGCAACGGCTGGTACAACGAGAACTACGAGCAGACCGTCGCCGAGCTCGCCTCGACCGGCACCACCCTCTCCAGCGCCGGCGACGGCCGCGTCTCCAGCGCCGCCCGCACCGACTACGCCGAGGCCGCCGCCGTCGCCCTGCTCGACGCCTCCCTCGTCGGGTCGGTGCACGAGCTCTCCGGCGACACCGCCTGGAGCTTCGACGAACTCGCCGCCCTCGTCGGCGAGGTCGCCGGCCGCGACGCCGCGATCACGCACATCGACTCCGCCGAGCACGCCCGCATCCTCACCGAGGCCGGCGTCCCCGAGGGCGGCGTCGGCTTCGTCGTCGGCCTCGACGCGAACATCGCCGACGGCCTCCTCGGCGAGACCGACGGCTCGCTCGCCCGCCTCATCGGCCGCCCGACCACCCCGATCCGCGCCTACGTCGAGGAGCAGCTCGCCCGCTGA
- a CDS encoding winged helix-turn-helix transcriptional regulator: MTIIQSPLLTGDVYSADCPSREVFGHVTSKWGVLVLAALAERGLRWGELRRRIGGISEKMLAQTLRTLEEDGFVHREAHAVIPPRVDYALTPLGAELAERLLPVVEWIADNVGAVLAARDARRSDEG, from the coding sequence GTGACCATCATCCAGAGTCCCCTCCTCACCGGCGACGTCTACTCCGCCGACTGCCCGAGCCGCGAGGTCTTCGGCCACGTCACGAGCAAGTGGGGCGTGCTCGTCCTCGCCGCCCTGGCCGAGCGCGGCCTGCGCTGGGGCGAGCTGCGGCGGCGGATCGGCGGCATCAGCGAGAAGATGCTGGCGCAGACCCTCCGCACCCTCGAGGAGGACGGCTTCGTGCACCGCGAGGCGCACGCCGTCATCCCGCCGCGGGTCGACTACGCGCTGACCCCGCTCGGCGCCGAGCTGGCCGAGCGACTGCTGCCGGTGGTCGAGTGGATCGCGGACAACGTCGGCGCAGTGCTGGCCGCCCGGGACGCCCGCCGGAGCGACGAAGGATAG